From Mus musculus strain C57BL/6J chromosome 8, GRCm38.p6 C57BL/6J, a single genomic window includes:
- the Rbmxl1 gene encoding RNA binding motif protein, X-linked-like-1, which produces MVEADRPGKLFIGGLNTETNEKALEAVFGKYGRIVEILLMKDRETNKSRGFAFVTFESPADAKDAARDMNGKSLDGKAIKVEQATKPSFESGRRGPPPPPRSRGPPRGLRGGSGGTRGPPSRGGYMDDGGYSMNFNMSSSRGPLPVKRGPPPRSGGPPPKRSTPSGPVRSSSGMGGRTPVSRGRDSYGGPPRREPLPSRRDVYLSPRDDGYSTKDSYSSRDYPSSRDTRDYAPPPRDYTYRDYSHSSSRDDYPSRGYGDRDGYGRDRDYSDHPSGGSYRDSYESYGNSRSAPPTRGPPPSYGGSSRYDDYSSSRDGYGGSRDSYSSSRSDLYSSGRDRVGRQERGLPPSMERGYPPPRDSYSSSSRGAPRGGGRGGSRSDRGGGRSRY; this is translated from the coding sequence ATGGTTGAAGCAGATCGCCCAGGAAAGCTCTTCATTGGTGGGCTTAATACAGAAACAAATGAGAAAGCCCTTGAAGCAGTATTTGGCAAGTATGGACGAATAGTGGAAATACTTTTGATGAAAGACCGGGAAACCAACAAATCAAGAGGATTTGCTTTTGTTACCTTCGAAAGCCCAGCAGATGCTAaagatgcagctagagatatgaatgGAAAGTCCTTGGATGGAAAAGCCATCAAGGTGGAGCAAGCTACCAAACCATCTTTTGAAAGTGGCAGGCGTGgaccacctccacctccaagaAGCAGGGGCCCTCCCAGAGGTCTtcgaggaggaagtggaggaactAGGGGACCCCCTTCACGTGGAGGATACATGGATGATGGTGGTTATTCCATGAACTTTAACATGAGTTCTTCCAGGGGACCACTTCCAGTAAAGAGAGGACCACCACCACGAAGCGGGGGTCCCCCTCCTAAAAGATCAACACCTTCCGGACCAGTTCGAAGCAGCAGTGGAATGGGCGGAAGAACACCAGTGTCCCGTGGAAGAGATAGCTACGGGGGTCCACCACGAAGGGAACCCCTGCCATCTCGCAGAGATGTTTATTTGTCCCCAAGAGATGATGGATATTCTACAAAAGATAGCTATTCAAGCAGAGATTACCCAAGCTCCCGAGACACCAGAGATTATGCACCGCCACCAAGAGATTATACTTACCGTGATTACAGTCATTCCAGTTCCCGTGATGACTATCCATCAAGAGGCTACGGTGATAGAGATGGATATGGTCGGGATCGTGACTATTCAGATCATCCAAGTGGAGGTTCCTACAGAGATTCATATGAGAGTTATGGAAACTCACGCAGTGCACCCCCTACACGAGGGCCACCACCATCTTATGGAGGAAGCAGTCGCTATGATGATTACAGCAGCTCACGTGATGGCTACGGTGGAAGTCGAGACAGTTACTCAAGCAGCAGAAGTGATCTCTACTCAAGTGGCCGTGATCGAGTTGGCAGACAAGAACGAGGGCTTCCCCCTTCTATGGAAAGGGGGTACCCTCCTCCACGTGATTCCTACAGCAGTTCAAGCCGAGGAGCGCCAAGAGGAGGTGGCCGTGGAGGGAGCCGATCTGATAgagggggaggcagaagcagatattAG